In Panthera tigris isolate Pti1 chromosome C1, P.tigris_Pti1_mat1.1, whole genome shotgun sequence, the following proteins share a genomic window:
- the SLC35F5 gene encoding solute carrier family 35 member F5, translating to MVPPRHHRGAGRPGALSSLPPFRLRSAKFPGIAVEDLRKAFKVRLQMVCVFIMNRMNSQSSGFTQRRRMALGIVILLLVDVIWVASSELTSYVFTQYNKPFFSTFAKTSMFVLYLLGFIIWKPWRQQCTRGFRGKHAAFFADAEGYFAACTTDTTMNSSLSEPLYVPVKFHDIPSEKPENTNIDTEKTPKKSRVRFSNIMEIRQLPSSHALEAKLSRMSHPTVKEQESLLKTVGKLTATQVAKISFFFCFVWFLANLSYQEALSDTQVAIVNILSSTSGLFTLILAAVFPSNSGDRFTLSKLLAVILSIGGVVLVNLSGSEKSAGRDTIGSIWSLVGAMLYAVYIVMIKRKVDREDKLDIPMFFGFVGLFNLLLLWPGFFLLHYTGFEDFEFPNKVVLMCIIINGLIGTVLSEFLWLWGCFLTSSLIGTLALSLTIPLSIIADMCMRKVQFSWLFFAGAIPVFFSFFIVTLLCHYNNWDPVMVGIRRIFAFICRKHRIQRVPEDSEQCESLIPMHGVSQEDGAS from the exons GTGCGCTGAGTTCTTTACCTCCTTTTAGACTCAGATCTGCCAAGTTTCCAGGCATTGCTGTTGAAGATCTCAGAAAGGCCTTCAAAGTAAG ACTGCAGATGGTGTGCGTATTTATCATGAACCGGATGAATTCCCAGAGCAGTGGTTTCACTCAGCGCAGGAGAATGGCTCTTGGGATTGTTATTCTCCTACTTGTTGATGTGATATGGGTCGCATCCTCAGAACTAACTTCG TATGTTTTTACTCAGTACAACAAGCCGTTCTTCAGCACCTTTGCAAAAACATCTATGTTTGTTCTATACCTTTTGGGCTTTATTATTTGGAAGCCATGGAGACAACAGTGTACAAGAGGATTTCGAGGAAAGCATGCTGCTttt TTTGCAGATGCTGAAGGGTACTTTGCTGCTTGCACAACAGATACAACTATGAATAGTTCTTTG AGTGAACCTTTGTATGTTCCTGTGAAATTTCATGATATTCCAAGTGAAAAACCTGAGAACACAAACATTGATACTGAAAAAA cTCCCAAAAAGTCTCGTGTAAGGTTCAGTAATATCATGGAGATTCGACAGCTTCCATCAAGCCATGCATTGGAAGCCAAGCTGTCTCGCATGTCACATCCTACTGTGAAAGAACAAGAATCCTTACTCAAAACTGTAGGGAAACTTACTGCAACTCAAGTAGCaaaaattagcttttttttttgctttgtg tggTTTCTGGCAAATTTGTCATATCAAGAAGCACTTTCGGACACACAGGTTGCTATAGTTAATATCTTGTCCTCAACCTCTG GACTTTTTACCTTAATTCTTGCTGCAGTGTTTCCAAGTAACAGTGGAGATAGATTTACTCTTTCTAAACTACTAGCTGTAATTTTAAG CATTGGAGGTGTTGTGCTGGTTAATTTGTCAGGGTCTGAAAAATCTGCTGGAAGAGATACAATAG GTTCCATTTGGTCTCTTGTTGGAGCCATGCTCTATGCTGTCTATATTGTTATGATTAAGAGAAAAGTAGACAGAGAAGATAAGTTGGATATTCCAATGTTCtttg GTTTTGTAGGTCTGTTTAATCTGCTGCTCTTATGGCCaggtttctttttacttcattaTACTGGATTTGAGGACTTTGAGTTTCCCAATAAAGTAGTATTAATGTGCATTATCATTAATGGCCTTATTGGAACGGTTCTCTCAGAGTTCCTGTGGTTGTG gggCTGCTTTCTTACCTCATCGTTGATAGGCACACTTGCACTAAGCCTTACAATACCTCTGTCCATAATAGCTGACATGTGTATGCGAAAG gtgcagttttcttggttattttttgCAGGCGCGATccctgtatttttttcattttttattgtaacTCTCCTCTGCCATTATAATAATTGGGATCCTGTGATGGTGGGAATCAGAAGAATTTTTGCCTTTATATGCAGAAAACATCGTATTCAGAG ggttcCAGAAGACAGTGAACAGTGCGAGAGTCTCATTCCTATGCACGGTGTTTCTCAGGAAGACGGAGCTAGTTAG